A stretch of the Clarias gariepinus isolate MV-2021 ecotype Netherlands chromosome 26, CGAR_prim_01v2, whole genome shotgun sequence genome encodes the following:
- the LOC128513876 gene encoding serine/threonine-protein kinase pim-3-like: MADDLGMDNLQMANVHGAYLLRGGAIGAEIKSGIREAIKRFEVHEYVLFYDLRVCSAKLPVAFAARYVVGELLGEGSMGLVYAEVRKAEKSEILLFLIMFGVCEQVVIKYVDKSVSREYISKPGETHSLPLEVALMQMVSIPPHCENLVELLQWFKVSVCFILVLERPSPYMDLHEFCTRINSPLSEPLA, encoded by the exons ATGGCAGACGATCTTGGTATGGACAA CCTGCAGATGGCGAATGTTCACGGTGCATATCTGCTGCGTGGCGGCGCAATTGGAGCTGAGATC AAATCAGGCATCAGGGAAGCTATCAAGCGATTCGAGGTTCACGAATATGTGCTGTTTTATGACCTCAGGGTTTGCTCAGCCAAGCTTCCag TGGCGTTTGCAGCACGGTACGTGGTGGGAGAGCTGCTGGGAGAAGGAAGCATGGGTTTGGTCTATGCTGAAGTGAGGAAGGCAGAAAAATCG GAAATCCTACTTTTCCTAATTATGTTTGGTGTATGTGAACAGGTTGTTATTAAATATGTGGACAAATCTGTCTCCAGGGAGTACATCAGCAAG CCTGGAGAAACACACAGCCTGCCTCTGGAGGTCGCGTTGATGCAGATGGTGTCCATTCCACCTCACTGTGAGAACCTGGTGGAGCTATTGCAATGGTTTAAGGTGTCTGTTTGCTTCATCTTGGTTCTGGAGCGACCCAGTCCTTACATGGACCTGCATGAGTTCTGCACTCGTATCAACAGCCCACTGTCTGAACCGCTGGCTTGA